The Streptomyces sp. SS1-1 genome has a segment encoding these proteins:
- a CDS encoding nitroreductase/quinone reductase family protein, whose protein sequence is MSRLDDVRFRAATAFQRRVGNPVLRRLPFQTLLETTGRVSGLPRRTPVGGRRVGDVFWLVSEFGERSQYVRNIKADPRVRVRVKGRWYSGTARLLPDDDPVARLRRLPRFNSTAVRALGTDLLTVRVDLTG, encoded by the coding sequence ATGTCACGCCTCGACGACGTCAGGTTCCGTGCCGCCACCGCGTTCCAGCGGCGTGTCGGCAATCCGGTACTGCGCCGCCTGCCCTTCCAGACGCTGCTGGAGACCACGGGCCGGGTGTCCGGCCTGCCCCGGCGGACGCCGGTGGGCGGGCGCCGGGTCGGGGACGTGTTCTGGCTGGTCTCGGAGTTCGGCGAGCGGTCCCAGTACGTGCGCAACATCAAGGCCGACCCCCGGGTGCGGGTGCGCGTGAAGGGGCGCTGGTACTCGGGTACGGCCCGGTTGCTGCCGGACGACGACCCGGTGGCGCGGCTGCGGCGGCTCCCCCGCTTCAATAGCACGGCCGTACGGGCCCTCGGGACGGACCTGCTGACGGTCCGGGTGGACCTCACCGGCTGA
- a CDS encoding aldehyde dehydrogenase family protein, translating into MTGRQIEVGRSGVGRDVGSYALHAYSEVQSIVRPG; encoded by the coding sequence TTGACGGGCCGTCAGATCGAGGTCGGGAGAAGTGGGGTCGGCCGGGACGTCGGCTCGTACGCCCTGCACGCCTACAGCGAGGTGCAGTCGATCGTCCGGCCGGGGTGA
- a CDS encoding pyridoxamine 5'-phosphate oxidase family protein produces MALTREEREQFLAEPHIAALAVDGGDGRGPLTVPVWYQYAPGGDVWVLTGLGSRKNRRIQEARRFSLLVDRTEPTIRYVSVEGPVLRTVPATLEDLREISARYLPPEKVDGYVDFAWKNHGEQVVVHMRPEHWLSTDLGQI; encoded by the coding sequence ATGGCACTGACCCGGGAAGAGCGTGAGCAGTTCCTCGCCGAGCCGCACATCGCGGCGCTGGCGGTCGACGGGGGCGACGGGCGGGGCCCGTTGACGGTGCCCGTCTGGTACCAGTACGCGCCCGGTGGCGACGTGTGGGTGCTGACCGGCCTCGGCTCCCGCAAGAACCGGCGCATCCAGGAGGCGCGCCGCTTCTCCCTGCTGGTCGACCGGACCGAACCGACGATCCGGTACGTCTCGGTCGAGGGTCCCGTCCTGCGGACCGTCCCGGCCACCCTGGAGGACCTGCGGGAGATCTCGGCGCGCTATCTGCCGCCGGAGAAGGTCGACGGCTATGTCGACTTCGCCTGGAAGAACCACGGCGAGCAGGTCGTCGTCCACATGCGGCCCGAGCACTGGCTGTCGACGGACCTCGGGCAGATCTGA
- a CDS encoding PQQ-binding-like beta-propeller repeat protein, producing MVDQLTQHDPRRIGPFEVLGRLGAGGMGLVYLARSASGRRVAIKTVRTELAEDQLFRVRFTREVEAARAVSGFYTAAVVDADPRAAVPWLATAYVPAPSLEEIVNECGPLPAQAVRWLAAGVAEALQSIHGAGLVHRDLKPSNVLVVEDGPRVIDFGIASGVSNTRLTMTNVAVGTPAYMSPEQAKDSRSVTGASDVFSLGSMLVFAATGHPPFHGANPVETVFMLLREGPDLEGLPDELRPLIESCMQMDPTARPNPADLQAQLAPHLFGSGTDDSGTASAWLPERAVSLIETRRGGRPTPKPAPASGRGVPAPVPPPPPHDPVVPGPQAAPVLVGAPDTGPVQLAGAAVPIGPGPRVADARAAAMKAPPAEAALVASWSRPRPGVNGADPALPAAPPAPAEGPGGWRPWRFRMSNDVWGTPAVAGDLVYVTSFEVHALDVATGRRRFKTRDVAWSMAVADGRIHASDGPTLFALECREGADLWRLQTDAWVYSLKAERGTVLTGTRGGGVQAWEASNGQKLWEITGAQTDFETPEAGPALFDGTAYVWQDARLRALDARTGEERWSYPIGDAASCGGVPVRVAKAHDGYVYVSAGTRVLALDAAGGHVRWHFEAPAVFLCPPAFVPGPAVTGGGVYLADYLGTVYALDATDGRDRWRIATEARASTEPVLVAAGHVHVGSGKGLYTLDAVTGTPKWRFQAGGDIVGAPAVAEGRIHFGSTDHLLYTLKADDGRLRWKLATGGEITGSPVVRDGVVYACSKDRCVYALDAEKGTGTARTA from the coding sequence GTGGTGGATCAGCTGACGCAGCACGATCCGCGCAGGATCGGGCCGTTCGAGGTGCTCGGACGGCTGGGCGCCGGCGGCATGGGGCTGGTCTATCTCGCGCGGTCGGCCTCGGGCCGGCGCGTGGCGATCAAGACGGTCCGTACGGAGCTCGCCGAGGACCAGCTGTTCCGCGTGCGCTTCACCCGCGAGGTCGAGGCGGCCCGGGCGGTCTCCGGTTTCTACACGGCCGCGGTGGTCGACGCCGACCCGCGCGCCGCCGTGCCGTGGCTGGCCACCGCGTACGTCCCCGCACCCTCCCTCGAGGAGATAGTGAACGAGTGCGGGCCGCTCCCGGCCCAGGCGGTGCGCTGGCTGGCGGCGGGTGTGGCGGAGGCCCTCCAGTCGATCCACGGCGCCGGTCTCGTCCACCGCGACCTCAAGCCGTCCAACGTGCTCGTCGTCGAGGACGGGCCGCGCGTCATCGACTTCGGTATCGCGTCCGGCGTCTCGAACACCCGTCTGACCATGACGAACGTCGCTGTCGGCACCCCCGCCTACATGTCCCCCGAGCAGGCGAAGGACTCCCGCAGCGTCACCGGCGCCAGCGACGTCTTCTCGCTCGGCTCGATGCTGGTCTTCGCCGCCACCGGGCACCCGCCCTTCCACGGGGCCAACCCGGTCGAGACGGTCTTCATGCTGCTGCGCGAGGGCCCCGACCTGGAGGGCCTGCCCGACGAGCTGCGCCCCCTCATCGAGTCCTGTATGCAGATGGACCCGACGGCCCGCCCCAACCCGGCCGACCTCCAGGCCCAGCTCGCCCCGCACCTCTTCGGCTCCGGCACCGATGACAGCGGCACCGCCTCCGCCTGGCTGCCCGAGCGGGCGGTCAGCCTGATCGAGACGCGCCGCGGCGGCCGTCCCACCCCCAAGCCCGCGCCCGCCTCCGGCCGGGGCGTGCCCGCGCCCGTGCCGCCCCCGCCCCCGCACGACCCGGTCGTCCCGGGCCCCCAGGCCGCGCCCGTGCTGGTCGGCGCCCCCGACACCGGTCCCGTCCAGCTGGCCGGCGCCGCCGTCCCGATCGGCCCCGGCCCCCGGGTCGCCGACGCCCGCGCCGCCGCGATGAAGGCGCCGCCCGCGGAGGCCGCCCTGGTCGCCTCCTGGTCCAGACCCCGCCCCGGCGTCAACGGCGCCGACCCCGCCCTCCCGGCCGCGCCCCCGGCCCCCGCCGAGGGCCCGGGCGGCTGGCGGCCCTGGCGTTTCCGCATGTCGAACGACGTCTGGGGCACCCCTGCCGTCGCCGGCGACCTCGTCTACGTCACCTCCTTCGAGGTGCACGCCTTGGACGTCGCCACCGGCCGCCGCCGCTTCAAGACCCGGGACGTGGCCTGGTCCATGGCGGTCGCCGACGGGCGCATCCACGCCTCCGACGGCCCCACCCTGTTCGCCCTGGAGTGCCGTGAGGGCGCCGACCTGTGGCGGCTCCAGACGGACGCCTGGGTGTACTCCCTGAAGGCCGAGCGCGGCACGGTCCTCACCGGCACGCGCGGCGGCGGAGTCCAGGCGTGGGAGGCGTCCAACGGCCAGAAGCTCTGGGAGATCACCGGCGCGCAGACCGACTTCGAGACCCCGGAGGCGGGCCCGGCGCTGTTCGACGGCACCGCGTACGTCTGGCAGGACGCCCGGCTGCGCGCCCTGGACGCCCGCACCGGCGAGGAGCGCTGGTCGTACCCGATCGGCGACGCCGCCTCCTGCGGCGGGGTGCCGGTACGGGTGGCGAAGGCCCACGACGGCTATGTGTACGTCTCGGCCGGCACCCGGGTGCTCGCCCTCGACGCGGCCGGCGGGCACGTCCGCTGGCACTTCGAGGCCCCCGCGGTCTTCCTGTGCCCGCCGGCCTTCGTGCCGGGCCCCGCGGTGACCGGCGGAGGCGTGTACCTCGCCGACTACCTGGGCACGGTGTACGCGCTGGACGCCACCGACGGCCGGGACCGCTGGCGCATCGCCACCGAGGCCCGCGCCTCGACCGAGCCGGTGCTGGTGGCCGCCGGTCACGTCCACGTCGGCAGCGGCAAGGGCCTCTACACGCTGGACGCGGTCACCGGGACGCCGAAGTGGCGCTTCCAGGCGGGCGGCGACATCGTGGGCGCCCCCGCGGTGGCGGAGGGCCGGATCCACTTCGGCTCCACCGACCACCTGCTCTACACGCTCAAGGCCGACGACGGACGGCTGCGGTGGAAGCTGGCCACCGGCGGTGAGATCACCGGCTCCCCGGTGGTCCGCGACGGGGTCGTGTACGCGTGCAGCAAGGACCGCTGCGTGTACGCGCTGGACGCGGAGAAGGGGACCGGAACCGCCCGTACCGCATAG
- a CDS encoding VOC family protein produces MAENRASADGTDQVEGVPCWVDAQLPDVEAGKRFYGELFGWAFEEAYDSAVWALLDGERVAALTPKTDGRMPSVWTVYFATPDARALTGRIRRAGGQVVTAPVEVGEGLGTAALVTDPEGAVFGLWEAGTHTGFGRRHEPGTFAWAELYARDTEAANTFYGGLFHDALFGPGAEPDFGRAAVGEVFAEMMPPHFVVHFRVEDCAAALGPVARLGGRVQVPPFETSYGTVAVVTDNQGASFALLER; encoded by the coding sequence ATGGCCGAAAACAGGGCATCCGCAGACGGAACGGATCAGGTGGAGGGCGTTCCGTGCTGGGTGGACGCACAGCTCCCCGACGTGGAAGCGGGCAAGCGGTTCTACGGCGAGCTCTTCGGCTGGGCCTTCGAGGAGGCGTACGACTCCGCCGTATGGGCCCTGCTGGACGGTGAGCGGGTGGCGGCGCTCACGCCGAAGACGGACGGGCGGATGCCCAGTGTGTGGACGGTGTACTTCGCGACCCCGGACGCCCGGGCGCTCACGGGGCGGATCCGGCGGGCCGGCGGGCAGGTGGTCACCGCGCCCGTGGAGGTGGGCGAGGGGCTGGGCACGGCCGCGCTGGTGACCGATCCGGAGGGCGCGGTGTTCGGGCTGTGGGAGGCGGGCACGCACACCGGGTTCGGGCGCCGGCACGAGCCGGGGACGTTCGCCTGGGCCGAGCTGTACGCCCGGGACACCGAGGCCGCCAACACCTTCTACGGCGGGCTGTTCCACGACGCCCTGTTCGGTCCCGGGGCGGAGCCGGACTTCGGGCGGGCGGCGGTCGGGGAGGTGTTCGCGGAGATGATGCCGCCCCACTTCGTCGTCCACTTCCGGGTCGAGGACTGCGCGGCCGCGCTCGGCCCGGTCGCCCGGCTCGGCGGGCGGGTGCAGGTCCCGCCCTTCGAGACGTCGTACGGCACGGTCGCCGTCGTCACCGACAATCAGGGGGCGTCGTTCGCCCTCCTGGAGCGCTGA
- a CDS encoding GNAT family N-acetyltransferase encodes MDLTYRQIHGAHCWSEDVLREAASGRATLCTWFDARVPYVAAVVDLAEGPRMTTGLVGCPDPARPPNPPGINGPMTDAAIRPGPRPRPGLHGHGLRLRPWDPDSEADLDAWFRGRADPEFRRWNTPLSLAVDREGALDSLRTAAAGSADGSAAYCVTDAGTGTPLGHVGVTVVNRRMDYGLVGYWVLPEARGRRVAVRALALAARWALTAPDGPRLHRLELGHAVGHDASCRVAERCGFPAEGTLRGAMWEAGRQDAYRDVHLHARLATDPEPDGPFTPTPAPV; translated from the coding sequence ATGGATCTGACGTACCGTCAGATCCATGGGGCGCACTGCTGGAGCGAGGACGTCCTCCGGGAGGCCGCGAGCGGCCGGGCCACCCTCTGCACATGGTTCGACGCGCGCGTCCCGTACGTCGCCGCCGTGGTCGACCTCGCCGAGGGCCCCCGGATGACGACCGGGCTCGTGGGTTGCCCGGACCCCGCCCGGCCCCCAAATCCTCCGGGTATCAATGGACCCATGACCGACGCCGCCATACGCCCCGGACCCCGCCCCCGCCCCGGCCTGCACGGCCACGGACTGCGGCTGCGGCCCTGGGACCCGGACTCCGAGGCCGACCTGGACGCCTGGTTCCGGGGCCGCGCCGACCCGGAGTTCCGGCGCTGGAACACCCCGCTGTCGCTCGCCGTGGACCGCGAGGGCGCCCTCGACTCCCTGCGGACCGCCGCCGCCGGCTCGGCGGACGGCTCGGCGGCGTACTGCGTGACCGACGCCGGGACGGGCACCCCCCTCGGCCATGTCGGCGTGACGGTCGTCAACCGGCGCATGGACTACGGCCTGGTCGGCTACTGGGTGCTGCCCGAGGCCCGCGGCCGGCGCGTCGCGGTCCGCGCGCTCGCCCTCGCCGCCCGCTGGGCGCTGACCGCGCCGGACGGCCCCCGGCTGCACCGCCTCGAACTCGGGCACGCCGTGGGCCACGACGCCTCCTGCCGTGTCGCCGAGCGGTGCGGTTTCCCCGCCGAGGGCACCCTGCGCGGCGCGATGTGGGAGGCGGGGCGCCAGGACGCCTACCGGGACGTGCACCTGCACGCCCGGCTCGCCACCGACCCCGAGCCCGACGGCCCCTTTACCCCAACGCCCGCGCCAGTGTGA
- a CDS encoding Lrp/AsnC family transcriptional regulator yields MDDVDRRILAELQQDGRLTVTELAARVGLSVSPCHRRLRELERSGAIGGYRAVVDPAAVGLAFEALVFVSMRQEDRDTVAGFERALGEVEEVLEAQRLFGEPDYLLRVVAADLAAYQRLYDERLATLPGVQRLTSTLVMKHVVKGRPLPGRTGP; encoded by the coding sequence ATGGACGACGTGGACAGACGCATCCTGGCCGAGCTGCAGCAGGACGGCCGGCTGACCGTGACGGAGCTGGCCGCGCGGGTGGGGCTCAGCGTCTCGCCGTGTCACCGGCGGCTGCGCGAGCTGGAGCGGTCCGGCGCCATCGGCGGCTACCGGGCGGTGGTGGACCCGGCCGCGGTCGGGCTCGCGTTCGAGGCGCTGGTCTTCGTCTCCATGCGGCAGGAGGACCGGGACACGGTCGCCGGGTTCGAGCGGGCGCTCGGCGAGGTGGAGGAGGTGCTGGAGGCGCAGCGGCTGTTCGGGGAGCCCGACTATCTGCTGCGGGTCGTCGCCGCCGATCTCGCGGCCTACCAGCGGCTGTACGACGAGCGGCTGGCCACGCTCCCCGGTGTGCAGCGGCTGACGTCGACGCTCGTGATGAAGCACGTGGTGAAGGGCCGCCCGCTGCCCGGCCGGACTGGGCCGTGA
- a CDS encoding pyridoxal 5'-phosphate synthase — protein MATDLHDLLRSLRVWDVELPSFDPSGAPDGPLELFTAWFAEAVAAGQTEPHTMSLATADEEGLPDVRTVMLHGADASGWAFATHRDSRKGRQLAARPYAALGFYWPARGRQVRVRGPVTAAPSSESRADLHARSTGALAAALTGRQSEVLGSPEELARASEAAWERAREEPDAPVPTWTLYRVRPDEVEFFQGDARHRHVRLVYRRTEAGWARELLWP, from the coding sequence ATGGCAACGGATCTTCACGACCTGCTGAGGTCGCTTCGGGTGTGGGACGTCGAGCTGCCCTCCTTCGACCCGTCGGGCGCGCCCGACGGGCCGCTGGAGCTGTTCACCGCCTGGTTCGCCGAGGCGGTCGCGGCCGGGCAGACAGAGCCGCACACGATGTCCCTCGCGACCGCGGACGAGGAGGGGCTGCCGGACGTGCGGACGGTGATGCTGCACGGCGCCGACGCGTCCGGCTGGGCCTTCGCCACGCACCGGGACAGCCGCAAGGGCCGCCAGCTCGCCGCCCGCCCCTACGCGGCCCTCGGCTTCTACTGGCCGGCGCGAGGGCGTCAGGTGCGGGTGCGCGGTCCGGTGACGGCGGCCCCGTCCAGCGAGTCACGGGCCGATCTGCACGCCCGCTCGACCGGCGCGCTCGCGGCGGCCCTGACCGGCCGGCAGAGCGAGGTGCTCGGCTCCCCGGAGGAGCTGGCGCGGGCGTCGGAGGCCGCCTGGGAGCGGGCCCGCGAGGAACCGGACGCGCCGGTGCCGACCTGGACGCTGTACCGGGTGCGCCCCGACGAGGTGGAGTTCTTCCAGGGCGACGCGCGGCACCGGCACGTACGGCTCGTCTACCGGCGTACGGAGGCCGGGTGGGCCAGGGAGCTGCTCTGGCCGTGA
- a CDS encoding TetR family transcriptional regulator yields MRTVDGRVAGRRGQATRQKLLDCLSEMLSSSPYRDVKVIDVARKAGTSPATFYQYFPDVEGAVLEIAEQTATEGAELTALVEGRSWVGKAGWQTAQELVDGFLDFWRRNDAILRVVDLGASEGDKRFYKIRMKILNSVNNSLADAVTQLQSKGRVDKDVNPAAIAGSLVAMLAAVASHQKGFQSWGVKQAELKPNLALLVHLGVTGKKPTK; encoded by the coding sequence GTGCGTACCGTCGACGGCCGCGTGGCCGGTCGGCGTGGGCAGGCGACCCGGCAGAAGCTGCTCGACTGCCTCAGCGAGATGCTCAGCTCTTCCCCGTACCGGGACGTCAAAGTCATCGATGTCGCCCGGAAGGCGGGCACTTCGCCCGCCACCTTCTACCAGTACTTCCCGGACGTCGAGGGTGCGGTCCTGGAGATCGCCGAGCAGACGGCCACCGAGGGCGCGGAGTTGACCGCCCTGGTCGAGGGCCGCAGCTGGGTCGGGAAGGCGGGCTGGCAGACCGCGCAGGAACTCGTCGACGGCTTCCTGGACTTCTGGCGCCGTAACGACGCGATCCTGCGGGTCGTCGACCTCGGCGCGTCCGAGGGCGACAAGCGCTTCTACAAGATCCGCATGAAGATCCTCAACTCGGTCAACAACTCCCTCGCGGACGCGGTGACCCAGCTCCAGTCGAAGGGCCGGGTCGACAAGGACGTCAACCCCGCCGCCATCGCCGGATCGCTCGTCGCGATGCTCGCCGCGGTGGCCTCGCACCAGAAGGGCTTCCAGAGCTGGGGCGTCAAGCAGGCCGAACTCAAGCCCAACCTGGCCCTGTTGGTGCATCTGGGCGTGACCGGCAAGAAGCCCACGAAGTGA
- a CDS encoding GNAT family N-acetyltransferase has product MRPDDWYSTQDLNGFLSHAGGFLRSRPDLHTVALTVTETLRVNGPRAYGDEVPVFGALERDGQVRAAYFRTPPYRLNVTPLTPDEADALAAHLLALGHAVPGVIAAQETAEAFVAAWQRHTGARGTVGERQRLYRLGNLTLPQPAPAGRARVAGPQDRELLAQWYGEFTEATGHAPARDAAAWADARVSYGGVTLWEGEDGTPLAMAGVTPLIAGQVRIGPVYTPAPLRGRGYGGAATAAVTRSVLTSGVREVLLFTDLSNPTSNGLYQRIGYRPVADFTAYDLHHAR; this is encoded by the coding sequence ATGCGCCCGGACGACTGGTACTCCACCCAGGACCTCAACGGCTTCCTGTCCCACGCCGGAGGCTTCCTGCGCTCACGCCCCGACCTGCACACCGTCGCCCTGACGGTCACCGAGACGCTGCGCGTCAACGGCCCGCGCGCGTACGGCGACGAGGTCCCCGTGTTCGGGGCGCTGGAACGCGACGGGCAGGTGCGGGCCGCCTACTTCCGCACCCCGCCCTACCGCCTGAACGTCACCCCGCTCACCCCCGACGAGGCCGACGCCCTCGCCGCCCATCTGCTCGCCCTCGGGCACGCGGTGCCCGGCGTCATCGCCGCGCAGGAGACCGCCGAGGCGTTCGTCGCCGCCTGGCAGCGGCACACCGGCGCACGCGGCACCGTCGGCGAGCGCCAGCGCCTGTACCGGCTCGGCAATCTCACCCTCCCGCAGCCCGCCCCGGCCGGCCGCGCCCGCGTGGCCGGCCCGCAGGACCGGGAGCTGCTCGCCCAGTGGTACGGCGAGTTCACCGAGGCCACCGGGCACGCGCCCGCGCGCGACGCGGCCGCCTGGGCCGACGCGCGCGTCTCCTACGGCGGCGTCACGCTGTGGGAGGGCGAGGACGGCACGCCCCTCGCCATGGCCGGGGTGACGCCCCTGATCGCCGGGCAGGTCCGCATCGGCCCCGTGTACACGCCGGCCCCGCTGCGGGGGCGCGGCTACGGCGGCGCGGCCACCGCCGCGGTCACCCGGTCCGTGCTCACCTCCGGGGTGCGCGAGGTGCTGCTCTTCACCGACCTGTCCAACCCGACGAGCAACGGCCTGTACCAGCGCATCGGCTACCGCCCGGTCGCCGACTTCACCGCGTACGACCTCCACCACGCCCGCTGA
- a CDS encoding AfsR/SARP family transcriptional regulator — translation MDGEPRVPEQRRPGSSADAAAPVTALRFGVLGPVRAWRGEEPLPTGSPQQRALLAALLLREGRTATAAELIDALWGEEPPSQALAAVRTYASRLRKALDAGVLVSESGGYAIRGLGEGALDLARAQELAADGEKARAAGDLCRARELLGRALTLWDGEALAGVPGPYAEAQRVRLEEWRLQLLESRLDMDLEQGCHAEAVSELTALTAAHPLRERLRELLMLALYRSGRQAEALAVYADTRRLLADELGVDPRPGLKELQQRILRADPALAEPSSPAAEPAAAPVRPAQLPATVPDFTGRASFVSELSDVLSSAEGRVMAVSALAGIGGVGKTTLAVHVAHQARAAFPDGQLYVDLQGAGPRAAEPETVLGSFLRALGTADTAIPDSLEERAALYRSVLDGRRVLVLLDNARDAAQVRPLLPGTDGCAALVTSRVRMVDLAGAHLVDLDVMSPEEALALFTKIVGAERVAAEREAALDVVAACGFLPLAIRIAASRLAARRTWTVSSLAAKLADERRRLDELQAGDLAVKATFELGYKALEPAQARAFRLLGLADGPDISLAAAAAVLDLPVEDAEDLLEPLVDMSLLESAAPGRYRFHDLVRLYARACAERDEHPPGEREAALSRLLDFYLATVSGVYLIERPGDRLVDHLERTTYPGLTFGSRRAAQDWLYSEAVCLLAAVRQAARPDTLRRAVDVLWAAVDLAESGANSREYETVAALLRDVAQHAGDPRSEGRALTALAFVHHISGSRFDVALQEARRATELAGRADDPLTGCWASNISGVVELYQSRHDEGEAHFTATIENFRALGDRPGEASALCNLSRIHLATGRTASAVALARQGTEMYDAMGHALKGANGRYALGLALTQSGQLTEATACLREALRVFRDSRQRLWEGMTLFRLAEVDLTARRYAHAAANAETALTLLRGIGGEWRHGNVLTVLGRALDGIGQPGRAQVCWREALALFEALGAPEALEVRGLLAPSAAA, via the coding sequence ATGGACGGGGAACCGCGAGTGCCGGAGCAGAGGCGTCCCGGCTCCTCGGCGGATGCGGCGGCGCCGGTGACGGCCCTGCGCTTCGGCGTGCTCGGCCCGGTGCGCGCCTGGCGCGGCGAGGAGCCCCTCCCCACCGGCTCACCGCAGCAACGCGCGTTGCTCGCCGCCCTGTTGCTGCGCGAGGGCCGCACGGCGACCGCGGCGGAGCTGATCGACGCCCTGTGGGGCGAGGAACCGCCCTCGCAGGCGCTCGCCGCCGTCCGCACGTACGCGTCGCGGCTGCGCAAGGCGCTGGACGCCGGGGTCCTGGTCAGCGAGTCCGGCGGGTACGCGATCCGGGGGCTCGGCGAGGGCGCGCTGGACCTCGCGCGGGCGCAGGAGCTGGCCGCCGACGGCGAGAAGGCGCGGGCCGCCGGGGATCTGTGCCGGGCGCGGGAGCTGCTGGGGCGGGCGCTGACGCTGTGGGACGGCGAGGCGCTGGCCGGGGTGCCCGGCCCGTACGCGGAGGCGCAGCGGGTCCGGCTGGAGGAGTGGCGGCTGCAGCTCCTGGAGTCCCGGCTCGACATGGACCTGGAGCAGGGCTGCCACGCGGAGGCCGTGTCGGAGCTGACCGCGCTGACCGCGGCGCACCCGCTGCGCGAGCGGCTGCGGGAGCTGCTGATGCTCGCGCTGTACCGCAGCGGCCGGCAGGCGGAGGCCCTGGCGGTGTACGCCGACACCCGGCGGCTGCTCGCCGACGAGCTGGGCGTGGACCCGCGGCCCGGCCTGAAGGAGCTCCAGCAGCGCATCCTGCGGGCCGACCCGGCGCTCGCCGAGCCGTCGTCCCCGGCGGCCGAACCGGCGGCGGCGCCCGTGCGTCCGGCCCAGCTCCCGGCGACCGTACCCGACTTCACGGGGCGGGCCTCCTTCGTGTCGGAGCTGAGCGACGTGCTGTCCTCGGCCGAGGGCCGGGTGATGGCGGTGTCGGCGCTGGCCGGCATCGGCGGCGTGGGCAAGACGACGCTCGCGGTGCATGTGGCGCACCAGGCGCGGGCCGCGTTCCCCGACGGGCAGCTGTACGTCGACCTCCAGGGCGCGGGGCCGCGCGCCGCGGAGCCGGAGACCGTGCTGGGCTCCTTCCTGCGGGCGCTCGGCACCGCGGACACGGCGATCCCCGACTCGCTGGAGGAGCGGGCGGCGCTGTACCGCTCGGTGCTGGACGGGCGGCGGGTCCTGGTCCTGCTCGACAACGCCCGGGACGCCGCCCAGGTACGGCCGCTGCTGCCGGGCACCGACGGGTGCGCGGCGCTGGTGACGTCCCGGGTGCGGATGGTCGACCTCGCGGGCGCCCATCTCGTGGATCTGGACGTGATGTCGCCGGAGGAGGCGCTGGCCCTCTTCACGAAGATCGTCGGTGCGGAGCGGGTGGCCGCCGAGCGGGAGGCCGCGCTGGACGTGGTCGCGGCGTGCGGGTTCCTGCCGCTGGCCATCCGGATCGCGGCGTCCCGGCTGGCGGCGCGGCGCACCTGGACGGTGTCCTCGCTCGCGGCGAAGCTCGCCGACGAGCGGCGGCGGCTGGACGAGCTGCAGGCCGGGGACCTCGCGGTGAAGGCGACGTTCGAGCTGGGCTACAAGGCGCTGGAGCCCGCGCAGGCGCGCGCGTTCCGGCTGCTGGGCCTCGCGGACGGCCCCGACATCTCGCTGGCGGCGGCCGCGGCGGTGCTGGACCTTCCGGTGGAGGACGCGGAGGACCTGCTGGAGCCGCTGGTCGACATGTCCCTTCTGGAGTCGGCGGCCCCGGGCCGCTACCGCTTCCACGACCTGGTCCGCCTCTACGCCCGCGCCTGCGCGGAACGCGACGAGCACCCTCCGGGGGAGCGGGAGGCGGCGCTGTCGCGGTTGCTGGACTTCTATCTGGCGACGGTCTCCGGGGTCTACCTGATCGAGCGGCCCGGCGACCGGCTGGTGGACCACCTGGAGCGCACCACGTATCCGGGGCTGACGTTCGGCAGCCGGCGGGCCGCGCAGGACTGGTTGTACTCCGAGGCGGTGTGCCTGCTGGCCGCCGTCCGGCAGGCGGCGCGGCCGGACACGCTGCGCCGGGCCGTGGACGTGCTGTGGGCGGCGGTGGACCTGGCGGAGTCCGGCGCCAACTCCAGGGAGTACGAGACGGTCGCCGCCCTGCTGCGGGACGTCGCCCAGCACGCCGGCGACCCGCGTTCGGAGGGCCGGGCGCTGACCGCGCTGGCCTTCGTGCACCACATCTCGGGCAGCCGCTTCGACGTGGCGCTCCAGGAGGCCCGGCGGGCGACCGAGCTGGCCGGGCGGGCGGACGACCCGCTCACCGGCTGCTGGGCGTCCAACATCAGCGGCGTGGTCGAGCTGTACCAGAGCCGGCACGACGAGGGCGAGGCGCACTTCACCGCCACCATCGAGAACTTCCGGGCGCTCGGGGACCGTCCGGGCGAGGCGAGCGCGCTGTGCAACCTCTCGCGCATCCACCTCGCCACCGGCCGCACCGCGAGCGCGGTGGCGCTGGCCCGGCAGGGCACCGAGATGTACGACGCGATGGGGCACGCCCTCAAGGGCGCCAACGGACGCTACGCCCTGGGGCTCGCCCTCACCCAGAGCGGCCAGCTCACGGAGGCCACCGCGTGCCTGCGGGAGGCGCTGCGGGTGTTCCGGGACAGCCGGCAGCGGCTGTGGGAGGGCATGACGCTGTTCCGCCTGGCCGAGGTCGACCTCACCGCGCGGCGGTACGCCCACGCGGCCGCCAACGCCGAGACGGCGCTGACCCTGTTGCGCGGCATCGGTGGCGAGTGGCGGCACGGCAACGTCCTCACCGTGCTCGGCCGGGCCCTCGACGGCATCGGGCAGCCCGGCCGCGCCCAGGTCTGCTGGCGGGAGGCGCTCGCCCTGTTCGAGGCGCTCGGCGCGCCGGAGGCCCTGGAGGTGCGCGGTCTGCTGGCGCCGTCGGCGGCGGCCTGA